In the Blattabacterium sp. (Blattella germanica) str. Bge genome, ATCCATGACTAGTAATATTAATCAATCCAGTAGCAAAATGATGATGATTGTTTTTTTTTTATTTTTTTTTCTTGATTTCATGATAACAAAACATGTCTATCTATAAATATAAAAGTCTAAAAAATCTACAATCTACAAGATTTTACCTAAAAAGAATCGTTTTTCATTTTGAAATTTATAGATTGTATTATTATATATATATTTGCAATGATCCGTTTTTTTACTATATATAAAAATAAAAAATAACTCTAAGATGACAGGTAAACGTATATTATATGTTTCTTCAGACTTATTTCCTTTTTCTTCAGAGAATCCAATATCTTTATCGGTTTTAAAAGCCACTAAGTTTATGCAATCAATAGGAAACGATGTACGTATATTTATGCCTCGTTTTGGAGTGATAAATGAAAGGAGACATCAATTACATGAAGTGATTCGTTTGTCGGGGATGAATTTAGTTATTAATGATATTGATCAACCGTTATTGATAAAAGTTGCATCTATTCCTGATGCGAGATTGCAAGTTTACTTCATTGATAATGAAGAATATTTTAAAAGAAAAGCTATATATGAAGATGAAAATGGTATTTTTTTTCAAGATAATGACGAAAGAGCTTTGTTTTTCACAAAAGGAGTTTTAGAAACTGTGAAAAAATTAAATTGGAAACCTGATATCATCCATATATATGGATGGATAAGTTCTTTTATCCCTTTGTATATTAAAAATTTTTATAAAAATGATCCTGTATATCAACACACAAA is a window encoding:
- a CDS encoding glycogen/starch synthase, with the protein product MTGKRILYVSSDLFPFSSENPISLSVLKATKFMQSIGNDVRIFMPRFGVINERRHQLHEVIRLSGMNLVINDIDQPLLIKVASIPDARLQVYFIDNEEYFKRKAIYEDENGIFFQDNDERALFFTKGVLETVKKLNWKPDIIHIYGWISSFIPLYIKNFYKNDPVYQHTKIVVSIYNKPFQGHLNKDILKKIKFDGIKSRKLKLLENPNYFNLIKLCMYFSDAIIKGDILFPQEIEDYIKINKLLVLKYYPVEKIETVYQQFYKETVLEQIN